A DNA window from Engystomops pustulosus chromosome 10, aEngPut4.maternal, whole genome shotgun sequence contains the following coding sequences:
- the LOC140104320 gene encoding uncharacterized protein, translated as MSPLEGSFRPAKIECHLPSPSRRKSPPGFYQGHGRGSKISPNGRNQRDSILRRLPNNRRFRKDEKSSWESQEIREEEVCLSKDSYESSGDHDIMHPKCGLVPKSLKNTTVMDSYKMGQKSSSSSFPIDNPLKSEGITKMVEKSRESTERRKLGPMAIDPDPNRRQQLRMGGSPSGQIYPGLLDPGNSTYLFERERTKSGPEHSKILYQRAEGSPCENYVGQHYHGCLSKKTRRYQIKKATENITTNIFLGRRKYPVDLGHPSEGFRKCSSRLPQPVPNSSPRMELERGSLSRDCSKVGTAGHRLVCLQKEFQSEKVLFLEPKRSPLGTRRFFTDLEPGPSVCFPSDSIDKQGVAKTTSQSNQAHLSSTLLAKEKLVPKSTKVGDGPSVYPTQEAGPSTSGTSPSSEPRVPKPSSLDPESTFLRSKGLSYKVIKTLKNSRKPVTHAIYFKIWKKFCSWSKDMPNQGSPNICQILDFLQEGFEKGLRPSTLRVQVSALSAYFDTALTEHRNQEIILPTFCHPKNPVEEKWHLLDVRRTVLKYLEASNPWRKDLNLFVQFAGRNKGKKASKATIGRWITDTIKECYKIKGVPLPLSVKAHSTRAMSTSWAEKGGASIEEICKATTWSTNVTFAKHYRLNVLAAKDLAFGRKVLQAVVPP; from the exons ATGTCACCTTTGGAAGGAAGTTTCCGACCTGCTAAAATTGAATGTCATCTGCCCAGTCCATCCAGAAGAAAGAGCCCCCCGGGTTTTTACCAAGGTCATGGCAGAGGTAGTAAAATATCTCCGAACGGAAGAAATCAGCGTGATTCCATACTTAGACGACTTCCTAATAATAGGAGATTCAGAAAAGATGAAAAATCTTCTTGGGAAAGTCAAGAAATTCGAGAAGAGGAAGTCTGTCTCAGTAAGGACAGCTATGAGTCTtctggggaccatgacatcatgcaTCCAAAGTGTGGCCTGGTGCCAAAATCACTCAAGAACACTACAGTCATGGATTCTTACAAAATGGGAcaaaaatcatcatcatcttcatttcCCATTGATAATCCCCTCAAAAGTGAAGGAATCACTAAGATGGTGGAAAAATCCCGGGAATCTACGGAAAGGCGTAAATTGGGTCCAATGGCCATTGACCCAGATCCAAACAGACGCCAGCAGCTCCGGATGGGGGGCTCTCCTTCCGGGCAAATATATCCAGGGTTGCTGGACCCAGGAAACAGCACATACCTCTTCGAACGAGAGAGAACTAAAAGCGGTCCTGAACACTCTAAAATCCTGTACCAGCGAGCTGAAGGGTCACCATGTGAAAATTATGTCGGACAACACTACCACGGTTGCCTATCTAAGAAGACAAGGAGGTACCAGATCAAAAAGGCTACTGAAAATATCACAACAAATATTTTCCTGGGCAGAAGAAAATATCCAGTCGATCTCGGCCATCCATCTGAGGGGTTCAGAAAATGTAGTAGCAGATTACCTCAGCCGGTCCCAAATTCTTCCCCACGAATGGAGCTTGAACGAGGAAGTCTTTCAAGAGATTGTTCTAAGGTGGGGACTGCCGGACATCGACTTGTTTGCCTCCAGAAAGAATTCCAAAGTGAAAAAGTTCTTTTCCTTGAACCCAAAAGAAGTCCCCTGGGGACTAGACGCTTTTTCACAGACCTGGAACCAGGACCTAGTGTATGCTTTCCCTCCGATTCCATTGATAAGCAAGGTGTTGCAAAAACTACTAGTCAGTCCAACCAAGCTCATCTTAGTAGCACCCTTTTGGCCAAAGAAAAATTGGTTCCCAAGTCTACAAAAGTTGGCGATGGACCTTCCGTTTATCCTACCCAGGAGGCCggaccttctacatcagggaccAGTCCTTCATCAGAACCCAGGGTTCCTAAACCtagcagcctggatcctgaaagcacCTTCTTAAGATCAAAAGGTTTATCATATAAGGTAATAAAAACCTTAAAGAATAGTAGAAAACCTGTAACCCATGCCATATactttaaaatatggaaaaagttttgttcctgGTCAAAAGATATGCCTAACCAGGGTTCCCCAAATATCTGTCAGATTCTTGATTTTCTGCAGGAGGGGTTCGAGAAGGGACTACGACCTAGCACCTTGAGAGTCCAGGTCTCAGCCTTGAGCGCCTACTTCGATACAGCGCTGAcagaacacag GAACCAGGAGATAATCTTACCCACGTTTTGCCATCCAAAaaatcctgtggaagagaaatggCACCTACTGGATGTAAGACGTACTGTTCTTAAATATCTCGAAGCATCCAATCCTTGGAGAAAAGATTTAAATTTATTTGTTCAATTTGCAGGAAGAAATAAAGGCAAGAAAGCTTCAAAAGCCACTATTGGACGCTGGATTACAGATACCATTAAAGAATGTTATAAAATCAAAGGTGTTCCACTACCTCTCTCTgtcaaagcccattccactagggccatgtCTACATCATGGGCTGAGAAAGGAGGTGCATCCATTGAAGAAATCTGCAAAGCCACTACGTGGAGTACAAATGTCACATTTGCAAagcactataggctaaatgtcTTAGCTGCCAAAGATCTGGCATTTGGCCGAAAAGTGCTTCAggctgtagtccctccctaa